DNA sequence from the Cohnella herbarum genome:
GGGTTCGCCATCGTCCCATAGCTTGTCCAAAGTCAAGAACAAATCGGCAAATTCGGACGTTCGTCCTCTTTTAAGGAAGTCCTGAAAATATGGGGATTGCCTTGAAATGTGGTTAACCATTAAATCGACCAACACATCGAAATTTTCTCCAATTGCTCTTATATCCTCCCAAGTACCGAAACTCGGTTCGATTTCCAGGTAAGTCAAGGGGGCAAACCCTCTGTCTCCGGAAGATGGAAAAGGAGGTAAAATATGAACCCCGCCCTTAAATACATCTAAAAAATGCTCCATAAGGACTTGGTTAAGAGCCTTCAAATTTCCTCCCAGAGAATCGGGATAAGTGATCAGCTGAACCTGATTTTTAACGGTCATATGGGAGCCTCCTATAATCCATATCGTTCTTTTATGACTTCAAGCTTAGGCAAATCTACGATTGCACCGGTATATTTCAGTTGATAGGCACTGACAGCAAAGCCTAACGCCAGCGCTTCTCTTATGCTGTATCCTTTAATCGCTGCCGTATAAAATCCCGACCAAAATGCATCTCCTGCTCCTGTCGTATCTACGACATCTGTGGCTAAGGTGCTATATTTAACCGTCTCTACCCCATTAGAAACCATTGCTCCTTCCTTACCCAGGGTCATGATTACAAGTTTGGCACCCAATCTCAAAAATTTCTTTATCTGATTTTCATGCGTATCTTTGCCAAACAACCTTTCTGCATCATCCTCGGAAGGCTTAATGATATCGACCTTGCCTATGATGGATTTAACATATTCGATACCATCTTCGCCTTTTTGCCATATCATCGGATGATAATTGGGATCAAAACCTATCAGAATATGGTTCTCCTTTGCCTTTTCAATCACTTTTTCCAACGTATGGCGCACTGGCACCATCGATAAAGGCCAACAAGAAAAATGTATTATCTTTGAATTTATCAAGTATTCTTCAAGGACCGGAGTAAAAGCTAAATGATAGTCCGCCCCTCTATAAAATATAGGAACGGGCGATGATTTACTCTTTGTAATAACGACCATGCTCGTAGAGTATTCAGTATGCTGAATACCCTTCGTATCGATATCCGCATTTCTTAATTGATCGATCAAAAACGATCCTAAACCATCATCTCCCACTGCTGAAGCTACATGGGAGCGAATACCTAGTTTCTTTACGTTCATTGCGATATTGGAAGGTGATCCCCCGAAAAACTTAGAATAATTACTAGATTCGAAATTGTCGCCATATTCCGTAGATATCATGTCTATAAGAATTTCTCCTACGGTCAAGATATCATTGTTTTTATTTTGAAACATTATTTTATCGTCGAACCCAAACACGTCATGTCCTCCTCGTTAGCAAAAATCATGATAGGGAAAATGAAATTTCCCGATATCGTTTCCAAATGGGGACGGGATGCGCAAACAGCGCATCCCGTTCATTGGCAGGCAATATGACAAACCGGATCCCTACTTTAAAGCTCCCTCAGTAATGCCCTTGATAATATGTTTTTGAAGGAATAGGTAAAGGATGAGTACCGGAATAATCGTCATGATTAACCCAGCCATCAAAGGGGAATAGTCAACGGAATAGGTCGAGAAAAATCCATAGTTAGAAAGCGGTAACGTCCTCATGGAAGGAGATTGTAACAGCAAACTAGGCAAGAGATAGTCGTTCCAGATCCAAAGCGTATCCAAAACGATGAGAGTTACCATTACCGGTTTCAACAAGGGCACAACGATTTGAAAGAAAGTTCGAGCTCTTGAGCTTCCGTCTATAGATGCAGACTCTTCTAGCTCAAGCGGCACCCCTTTAATAAATCCATGGAAAGTAA
Encoded proteins:
- a CDS encoding carbohydrate kinase family protein, translating into MFGFDDKIMFQNKNNDILTVGEILIDMISTEYGDNFESSNYSKFFGGSPSNIAMNVKKLGIRSHVASAVGDDGLGSFLIDQLRNADIDTKGIQHTEYSTSMVVITKSKSSPVPIFYRGADYHLAFTPVLEEYLINSKIIHFSCWPLSMVPVRHTLEKVIEKAKENHILIGFDPNYHPMIWQKGEDGIEYVKSIIGKVDIIKPSEDDAERLFGKDTHENQIKKFLRLGAKLVIMTLGKEGAMVSNGVETVKYSTLATDVVDTTGAGDAFWSGFYTAAIKGYSIREALALGFAVSAYQLKYTGAIVDLPKLEVIKERYGL